From Brassica napus cultivar Da-Ae unplaced genomic scaffold, Da-Ae ScsIHWf_2276;HRSCAF=2934, whole genome shotgun sequence, a single genomic window includes:
- the LOC125600459 gene encoding uncharacterized protein LOC125600459, giving the protein MPPSTSRAIARFLISDVHDGRSMSFWFDNWSPLGPLINVFGTDGNRRLRVRLEASVADACTAHIWRLPHPRSDQEVSLHAFLTNFPLPAIDRGPDVFGWSTNGDINHSFSSGKTWEAPNPLSTCGLGNAAPISVLYLLFSTGNKGPLDALLPLC; this is encoded by the exons ATGCCTCCTTCTACTTCACGAGCTATTGCTAGGTTCCTAATAAGTGACGTCCATGATGGACGTAGCATGAGCTTCTGGTTCGACAACTGGAGCCCTTTAGGCCCTCTCATAAATGTCTTTGGCACGGATGGAAATCGGAGGTTGAGAGTCCGCTTAGAAGCTTCTGTTGCGGACGCTTGCACTGCGCATATATGGAGACTACCACATCCAAGATCGGATCAAGAGGTCTCTCTCCACGCTTTCCTCACTAACTTCCCTTTGCCAGCTATAGACAGAGGACCTGACGTGTTTGGGTGGTCTACTAATGGCGACATCAACCACTCATTCTCCTCAggaaagacttgggaa GCTCCCAACCCGCTCTCGACTTGCGGCTTGGGGAATGCAGCTCCCATCAGTGTGCTGTATCTGCTCTTCTCAACCGGAAACAAGGGACCACTTGATGCTCTCTTGCCCCTTTGCTGA